A single Montipora foliosa isolate CH-2021 chromosome 7, ASM3666993v2, whole genome shotgun sequence DNA region contains:
- the LOC138010860 gene encoding uncharacterized protein: protein MESKKVAGQDGGILSYHPTEKMQASATFTKKQTSSISKLSLSASLARDSSSSCVESCKTPVAPREDVVVTVEDDDEHLVTCKIDGRETATPEKQGRSIDSDFSIVGEVDLPIPPGPPPLPASNTELRRGKNHVGGVSALENRHFIKHLTSAHYSISFESDIKTAVSRILGEKKPHEDRNRAKRLVIKRLTEGTKYFLKDSILISKSVIMEENVDKSRDRRAARRRQTIQQALRNQNKQCGVQRMRKLGDEIAFAKTIILPFPRRRRPQESFNNQYKPASQLSFGSPRLMRKLGSKSSCKCGGFRLSSSHNSGRTKDLVVDLSKFPQKGCLCFKCTREREKAYARFFPPPRKRESMVQKYNSILAAKQRSTCSAPTLIAPVGKSQSSSVTIAMSFHSPSVSSDSSLEEKMVTCC, encoded by the exons ATGGAGAGCAAAAAGGTAGCGGGCCAGGACGGAGGTATTTTATCGTATCATCCAACAGAGAAAATGCAAGCTTCTGCAACGTTTACCAAAAAACAGACATCATCCATCTCCAAGTTATCTCTTTCCGCCTCTCTGGCAAGAGACAGCAGCAGTTCCTGTGTGGAGTCCTGCAAAACTCCCGTTGCTCCAAGGGAAGACGTTGTGGTGACAGTTGAAGATGATGACGAGCATTTGGTGACTTGTAAAATAGACGGAAGAGAGACTGCAACTCCTGAGAAGCAGGGCAGATCTATTGATTCGGATTTCAGTATTGTTG GTGAAGTTGACCTACCAATTCCTCCTGGACCGCCGCCATTACCAGCATCCAACACGGAATTAAGGAGAG GAAAAAACCATGTTGGTGGAGTGAGTGCATTGGAGAACCGTCATTTTATCAAGCATCTCACTTCGGCTCACTATTCTATCAGTTTTGAAAGTGATATCAAAACAGCCGTTTCTCGAATTTTGGGTGAAAAGAAACCTCACGAAGACAGAAATCGAGCCAAGAGATTGGTGATCAAACGCTTAACAGAGGGAACGAAGTATTTTCTGAAGGATAGCATTCTTATTTCCAAG TCTGTCATCATGGAAGAGAATGTGGACAAGTCACGTGACAGGCGAGCAGCCAGGCGACGTCAGACAATCCAACAGGCTCTtcgaaaccaaaacaaacagtgcgGTGTCCAACGGATGCGCAAACTAGGAGATGAAATTGCTTTTGCAAAGACCATCATTTTACCATTTCCCCGGAGACGAAGACCTCAAGAAAGCTTCAATAACCAGTACAAACCCGCCTCACAATTGTCCTTTGGCTCACCTAGACTTATGCGCAAACTTGGTTCCAAGAGCAGCTGCAAATGCGGTGGATTTAGGCTCAGCAGTAGTCATAACAGCGGAAGAACCAAAGATTTGGTAGTTGATTTAAGCAAATTTCCACAGAAAGGTTGCCTCTGCTTCAAGTGtacaagagaaagagaaaaagccTATGCTCGATTCTTCCCACCTCCACG CAAACGCGAGAGTATGGTGCAAAAATACAACTCTATACTGGCAGCAAAACAACGTAGTACTTGTTCCGCACCAACTCTCATTGCACCAGTTGGTAAATCTCAGAGTTCTTCTGTAACAATCGCTATGTCGTTTCACAGTCCATCGGTGTCCTCAGATTCTAGCCTCGAGGAGAAAATGGTG ACCTGCTGCTGA
- the LOC138010440 gene encoding transmembrane reductase CYB561D2-like has product MKEDLIEGKSTAALQIAEKTRKVKRSIVFSMVHIIAVGLPLVVICLAQPGTSLFSWHPTLMVLSFGFLMTEAILIFSPQSSVILSAPRATKVKFHWILQTLALVAALLGFAVIYYNKNLNSKPHFKSWHGIMGFSTVVLICLQSLQGIGVLYSKLPLVNKLKPRQLKQLHGVSGSLVFLVACITLSLGFYSNWFTKNAHFSVLYGSIMSCVALGGAVIGQVYTEYGLKRPGRT; this is encoded by the exons ATGAAAGAAGATTTGATCGAGGGGAAATCCACAGCTGCGCTTCAAATTGCGGAGAAAACACGAAAGGTGAAAAGGAGCATTGTGTTCAGTATGGTACATATCATTGCTGTAGGACTTCCTTTAGTGGTGATATGCCTTGCTCAACCAGGAACCA GTCTTTTTTCTTGGCATCCAACACTCATGGTCCTTAGT TTTGGTTTCCTGATGACTGAGGCAATTCTGATATTTTCACCGCAAAGTTCAGTCATCTTGTCAGCCCCACGAGCAACCAAAGTCAAATTCCACTGGATTCTGCAAACATTAGCCTTAGTGGCTGCACTTTTGGGATTTGCTGTCATTTACTACAACAAGAATTTGAATAGCAAACCACATTTTAAAAGCTGGCATGGAATTATGGGCTTCAGCACTGTTGTACTTATATGTTTACAATCTTTACAAGGCATCGGGGTTTTGTACTCCAAGCTTCCGTtagtaaacaaattaaaaccaCGACAACTCAAGCAGCTGCATGGCGTGTCTGGCTCGTTGGTTTTTCTTGTTGCTTGTATCACTCTCAGCCTTGGATTTTATTCAAACTGGTTTACAAAAAATGCACATTTTTCCGTGCTTTATGGAAGCATTATGTCTTGCGTTGCCCTTGGTGGAGCTGTCATTGGGCAAGTTTACACAGAATATGGCCTCAAGAGGCCTGGACGAACATAA